The genomic window taatataataatagcttTAAAAATGGTAAACATAGTGTAGAAACTAAATGCATTGCTACactacaaaaacacattgattcaaAGTTATTTGAGGCATGAATATAATTTCACAAATAGCCTATGTAAACACACACGTAGcctatgtatttttaaaatttatttccaaaatatatttcaatatatttaacagtgcttcacacatatgtgaatatattaaatTTCCATATGGGTAATGAACACTTATTTTCAtgaaccttgcaaacttagttgaATCCAGCTgagagatcttgtgaagtgtgcatttttatccagcatcaTCTCGTAttctctgtgtgacggtcggtctgtgtgaattaaatgctttaaactttaaactcgtgacTTTCTGttgactttctttttaattatatttttattaaatgcttatatatttgtgaaaaatctaaagtataagtatgcttgttttacacatttattttgtaatccattgtcaaatgatttcaaatttcttaaatattaataataatgataataaaaatatcattaataataatatcatcaaaaaatatatatattattattttaagaaaataataataatcttaattaatttaatataaattatttaaaagtttgttaaccttttcaaccatttagcattaaacatttttaacgtgaATGAGGTAGATTTTTTCCAGATTCaagagagaggaaaggagaggAAAAGAGAAATAGAAGGAAAGACATCATCCTTCCTTCCAAGACTGAGAACTGGACATACAGCAATGAAGTTTTAGTATAGTTTTTATAAGATAGAGGTTATCATGAATCAGGAAAAGTgtcacaaatgtgaacaattggAAAGTgtgaagcaaaacattttttaatattctgCATATGAGAGGGAGAGATTTCAATTAATTCAAGAATTAGGATGGATGGGAgttgataatatttatttaaatgtattgttaggAAATGGGTAAAAGCAATCAAGAgtgcatgaaatattttttaaatacctaAACACAGGAACAATAGGTACaatctatttttttctgtaatatgtatttatttatttattgtttctttcTTCCAAATCTACACACACTCCACAATGTAgatcagtaggtggcggtaaacCACCATAAAACACTAGAAGAAGATGTGGTGGTTTGTCCGTATCGCGTCGACACGTTAAAGGGGAAACCTTTAACATAACATAACCATTTCAAGAGGAGAATAAATAGCCTTTAATACTCAAACTGCCGCGGATCTCTCAACGTTTCTTGGTAAGATTGTATTTTCCGTCTTCCCGTTGAGTTCGCGCTGTTAGGCAGTTCAGAGAGAGTTTGTTTGAGCAGACACGTGACTCTCAGCAGAGCTGAGACAGTGACGAGGATACATTTGAAACCTCGGGACGTGTTTTATGTGTATCGCTGTCTAAGTCTGATTTAACACAGAGAGTATTTAACACAGAGAGTAAAGTGATTATCGATTTTTGCAGCCAGTAACAGAATGTAAATGTGCTCAGCTAGATCAGATGTGTGAGAACAGGAGCTGGTCTACGTGTTCAGATGCAGGTGTGCTGTTACTGTATCTCCTGCCGTAGAAGACACTCTCTCTGCAGAGACACTGGTGCCAGGAACACACAAGTATCTTTGGGCCAGCGTGGAAATCAGAGGAGACCTCATCTGACTCTTACTCCTCCAGCTGAGAGGGTCCTGGGAGAGAGGAGTGATGGAGCACTACTGGTCACTTCTTCAGCTCTGGCATGAGCAGACATAGGCTGCTGCTGGACTCTAGCACCAGATGATACTCCAGCAGAGAAGATGATGACTTTCTTCTGTTAGAAGGGCTTTGCTGTTGCTCCTCCTCAGTGGAGTCTTCCAGTCTTCTTCTCTTCAACTCTCACCTCCTGCTGTAGGTAAACACAATGAGAAGAACAGGTGAATacaaaagcattacatttttaaatcattatgtttaatccgaacaacattttgaacaaacttgtcaaaacacaaatgtactttatttttcaatataaaaaccttgtattattatagaatttgttgttgttattattatgaaatcataaaCCCAGAGTGACATTTGACATGAAGTAAAATAGCAGAATGACCTCTAGTGATGCAGCCTCAATCACTCTTCCATacatctcctctctctcctccacaGGGAAAAAAGGCAGGCCCTTGAATCACAGACGCTGTGAACAGAGTGCTTCTCTCTTGCTCACTTGTATCTATTGCTGAGGTCTCCACTGGTGGTTTGCTTTGTCTCCGGGACCACTGATGACTCTCCGGTGCTGTTCTACGTGTCCTGGATGAATTGAGCTTGCAAAGGAGCAATCAAACAGATGGTGGGACTGCTCTCATCTGACATGAGAGTAGTTGCATCGTTCATTGGCTTTAGGGCCTTGATAATATCGTATGTATTTGAGATGTCTGCTCTTCTGAGCGTGTAGATGTCAGACTCTCCTCTCATTACCTGAGGAGACTGTAATGCAGCAGAGACTGCAAGCTGTTACTCCACAAACCTGTCATCCATCTCATACACACTATTCCACTGGTACACACATCTGTTTTTAGCCTGTGTTTCGACAGACCAAGTAGAATCTGCTTCTATTCAAGCTGGTGTTTTGCAGGGGTACTGCGGTGAAAATAGGTAGTAATGCATCTCACCCTACCTAGTAGCCTTGACAAAGTGGGCAACTTGAGCACTGATAAGAGGCCAGATTTAGCTTGTGGGCAGACCACTTCACATGCAGGAAATTACACTGTTCAGCAGAAACAACCATGCTGTATTCATTATcagtgactaaaactaaatctcTTTGGTCACAcatattttagggtccaattctgaCTATTAGccaaccattaactatgacttttgcctaaattaactccttatttgctgcttattaatagtttataaggtagttgttaagtttagggtattgggtaggattatgtaTGTCATCAattttatgtactttataagcactaataaacagccaatatgttaataatagacatgctaataagcaactagttattagtgtgaatcggaccctatactaaagtgttaccatcttTTTTAGTGATCTTCCATTCCTCCACTACATTCTTTAACAGCTCAGCCATATCTGCACCTGTGTGCTTCTCATTCACTGCTGTTGTCTGGAGCACATGAGACGCTAGCTGCCACTCATCAGTTACGGTGACAAGATTCTGTGGTAATGGATGTCCACACATCACGTTACAGCTATCCCACCCGCCTTCTTCAGTGATTCCATGACTTTCATGAGTGTGGGGATCACGGTGTCTGTAAAATATCTCTGATTGGACGTTGTATCTCAACTCCAAAGTGtgcaacatataaaataaaagttgcgATCGATTGTGTAATGAGCTTTGCCCTTTCTGAGCCAGGtggaagcttttttttattaaatatttttttaaatcgatttttgacatttgtgaataGATTCAGAATGGTCCAGGTCCACATCGTGATGcatctaataatacattttttccccACCCCTGCTGTCACCTCAAGTGTGCTAACACAGACACGCGTTTGTTTAATCTGACATGTGATTAGAGAAGTACTGTGTGGTGAGGGTCattaataaagtttaataaaacCCCTCAGTGTTTGGTGTGTTTTCACAGGTCATGGCGTCTGTGGATGATATTGAGGACCTGGTGACCTCCCATGACCTCACTCCTCACAAGCGTCAGTGTGCTCGGAGCAACATCATGCCTAGTCCATGCAAACACACGCTCCAGCTCGCAGCAGAAGAGCTTCAGACCGACAGGTCAGACGCCTCCAACTTAAGGAGAATCTTTTTAATCTTTCTGAGTCTGAAATTATGTTTATCTCTCCACTGattctgcactgtaaaaaaaatcttttgttgACTTAactcattattttttgttatctttttgCATTGGTTTTTTTGAGTTAACCTAACTTATTTGGAAAAGTTTACCTGACAAATTTGGAAAGGTTGACCTGACAAGTTATAAAGTACAATGaactgatttaatttagttaagtaaACTTAGAACttaagttcagccaactaaagttAAGTCATCTAAACTACATCCAGTAAGTTCAGCCAACTGAAGCAGTGTTTTCTAAACTACATCCAgtaagttcagccaactaaagtAGTGTTTTCTAAACTACATCCAgtaagttcagccaactaaagcAGTGTTATGAAACTTTAAAACCTGCAGCTGTTCCAAAAAATGAATTACTTGGaacattaatttgtaaaatacatttaattaaaaacaaatgtatggcAAATTAACGATCACAAATACAATTTTCAACACAAAATGTATTGGAATAAACTCCTAAAAACACCAACCTCATTCAAAGGTGTTTTACACCTGTCTCAATGCACGTTTTGTGGATTAATCTGTTATATAACATTAAACAAGATCACCCCACAGCATTCAATATAGAAACATCCTTCAttccaaaagaaaatgtttaaacattgttaAACGCATTATAGATATATGAATTGGCTTAAATGCCATTTTGATATAAACTAAGATATCAATTATTTATGCTCTCAAGCCTCAAATTCATCAATTaaactaaacactttaaaatgccaatcccatatatatacatatagaaatATCCTGTTCACAACATTCCTTTCAAAAAGAAACTCTGAAAAGCATTAAGACATTAAAAGACATATGAATTGGTTTCATACCACTTTAATCTCAACGTAGCTGATGCTTTAACAAATTCAtcaattaatcttaaaaaaaaaaaaaaaaaggaaatggcaATGGTTGCAGGCACTTCACCgcattagtttgtttttagtccATGAACTTTTGCAGAGCAGCTTTCCCCATCAATGTTCATGAAGATCCACTGGATCACCTCAAAGGTGTATCGCAGCTCTTTGGGAAAGTTGATGGTTAAAGCGTAAAGCAGTCCAAACAATGTGACAAAGGCATTTGGAATGTTTTGGAGATACACAATGAAAATTTCCCCTtccagcagtgttaattttgacacaaaattttaatttagttttagtcttagtcttttgactataattctttttagttttagtcaagttttagtcatctgatttgttttaattttagtcttattttagttaaattgcttggtattttaaaataagactaaaatcaataacagatttactagacaattttttacagctggtataggaaacaaacttaaccaaaatatataaaacacaaattcaactttatttcaacacaactgtgtctttatttcgattcaaaagcttttatgcagcaacaaacactgtcatgataatgtaaataataactagctgccaattgaccatcaataaaagaaaaataaagttaggtccaggaccttaaagcttacagctgagctgaacaataagtgcatacatttaaagtaaatatttaataagttgggtggataaaaaaagtaacaagattttataaggtattcatttgtctagcaatattgtatgttttaaatactacaatattgctagattagtatgtataatgataggatgtgaacattcacgtttcacatgactaatatagaaatatttgtgatattgtcaacaagtagaacattataaaatatactaaacattagtattaatcaaatgtatgtatcataatattacgtattagtattgtgctctcatctaacttgaagaaggggctattttacagtacttttcagttcgtaatatttaatgctacaatatctacgcactgcagtcttccaattttgcttagctcaataaccaaaagaacatcgttgtgaaattacatttgagaaaatgtccgggtggctcgtctgtaaatgtcttttcaaattggttgtgttcttgccacgaatgaccgctccgcgtgctttacagtttgttttgttttgttcgtcgtcaaacgtgaagtgagctgtggacattttgtcgctcttttagacatcacctcttcgaatgccgtcttcccgggagctcatttaaaaactgaaaaccttcgcttcacgtctcaataagtcaggctctgattggttctcttctctcatgcagtctcgcctgttccgttttgccggttcttttgctcattcctcgcatctctcccgtctgctgatttgattttcgtcacagtctattttcgtctcgtcctttattcgttgacgataatatcaatcaatttagtcatagttttagtctccatcagtgccttctattttagttttcgtttcgttttcgtccgcaaaaatatatttgtgacgaaaataatgacgaaaatatttagtcaatgaAATTAACACTGCCTTCCAGTATCACAGCCATATTCACAAAGTGTCTTGGAAGGCACAATCTTGTCTGGTGTCCTCGCTGATTGACAAGATGCCCAACTTGACACTCTGAACAACATTGATCTCATTGTCAGtcagctgaaagagagagagagaaagattaaaGATTTAGCGGTAGACTTGAACTTTCATTACCacattaaacattcattttaaatgccgTAAATACCGGTTTACATTTtggtagtgtatttttttttacggtCCATGCCAATAAAATGTTTGTCTATGCCATtctaatttttacaattaaagcTATTCAAGTAATCTGATGACTATTCTtctactttttataaaaaattaaaaacaggaaaaattCCTGATAGATGGCGATGTCACTTCATCAAAAACCACCTACACATACGCGCATTACGTTACCATTTttttagattctttttttttttttttacatgagacggtaacaacttttttttttttttactttgtaaagtTTTCAGCCCCAAGTTTTAGAATAGAAGTTATTGATAAAGGATTATTTGCTTGTAAAAATGTTAGTATGCAGTTTTCATACGCAAATTCATTTGTACACATACTTGTCGAATGAGATCCAGTTTACTTGGTACTTTTTTGTCTTCATTGACAGCTAAATGATTTGAAACAATAGTAATTTTTGAAAATTCAGAACAATTCAACACAATTCACAATTAAAATCTATGATTCACAATTAATGATTTGATTcagcattttgcattttttaatattGGGAAATGAGTTTGGATTTACTGATCAGTcacataacaaaatgtaaaaccaacatgaaaatTAATCGTAATATTCCTGAAATAATCGTGCTGTGATATTTTTGCTATATCACACGACCACCTCTAGTTGAAAGATAAAATATGATATagcaatacaatacattttaacaggCACAATTAAGTATAAAATAACTGAAGGAAAGCCAAATAATGATTCATATTCTTGTGATTTCAGTGAAAATACAGGCATCTATAATCAGtatcaccaaaatataaaaagcacCAAATAAAAGCATCACTATCATACTAAAGTGATATTGGTGCATCCTTATTCCAGTGTTAACATAGTAGGGGCATAACAGttcttggttttaaaaaaaaaagtcgaaCCATTAAATTCTCCACATGCTCAAAAGAAAGTGGACAAAACAGTCGCTCTTTGCAaactttgttaaatgtgagtgtCGTATGCTCTAATATGATCAGTCCTTTACGGAGTCATCACCCAGGTGTTGACAGCACACAATCACAGGTGAGACTTGAACAGCACACACTGATATcagtgtttaaactaaactccgTTCTGCATGTTTTAAgcattgccaatttaaacatttaaatcaagaataagtGAATGATAATTTATGTGAGCTGCATGAAGTGCCCATTCAGTCAGTGGCCAAACATTGACATTGCACATTGCatagattaaatataaattaatcctTATTTAAGCACAGATCAAACAGCAAACTCTTTGAGTGATTTTGAGTGCAGTTTATCTGCTGTCAATTTACGTTTGTGGTTTTAGGGAGAAACAAAagcacaactctgaaggaatggAAGGTGTGCTGGAAGTGATGCAACCTCGTTTATCTTGCTTTATCGTTGGAAGCCAAAAACTAATTGTATATCTCTATTATTATCTTTAATTACTgccttatattttttttgtactttcaaATGCAGGGAGACCCTTAAACTTCAGACAACAATGTTGTGTTCTCAAATAACACACACAGGCATCACTGAAACATGCAGTGTGTCAGTTAACGCCTGCACTAATTCCTCTGTCTGATCGTGCTAAAAAAGCTCTAACTTTAATAATGTTCAACCAAGGGATTGTGGGTTGTGCCATATATGATCACACACACAATTTGGGAATTTGCAggcatattttattctttttatttgccatgtctcttctttcttcctcttccccttcttcttctttttctgttctgaatTTGCCGCGCTTGCATCTCTAAGCAACGGTAAACAGGACAGCACAACGCGGCATTAATTCACTTATTGAGatacaaaaaaatgttatttaaaaaagcaagagaaggattgcttttgacattaaatgacaatcttttgaaAACGGGAGAAATTCGGGAGAAAGGTCGGTCCGGGAGATTTTCGGGAGGGGCATTGAAATTCGGGAGTCTCCCGGAAAAATCGGGAGGGTTGGCATGTATGCTGTGAGTCAACATGAGAAAGTACAATGAGCGAATCTTCTATGTGCATAAATACACTCAATAACCGTACATTCGTGACAACATCGTGTGTAATTCTTCACATTATTAAGatttcttaaaacaagaacaaaagcaCGACGAAATGGCTCAACGCCGCGCAGGATCCAAACTCTGAATAGTAATAACGAAAACTGTGACATTTCAAACCATAGATATATTATTTGTCATTTCTATCAcccatattgatttaatttgacaGTTAACGGTactttttaaaattcaaatattgTGGTGAAAACGTACCTATATCTGGCGCTCTGAAGTGATGGTAAAAAGGTGAGGTAAAAATCCGGTTTGGTCCAGTTGGTGAACGAACAGCTTTTAATCAACTTGACTGAACCTGTGAGTCAACAACACGAAGTAAAATGAGCGAGTCTTCTATGTCCAAAACGCTTATTATGAACTAAAGACTTAAAACAATCCACTAGCATAATATAAAATGTCACACTTACTCTGTATCACTCTATTTCTTCTGAGACACGTGTGGTCCAACATGGAAAATCCAGTTTCCGCTGGCTTCTCTCAAAttctcagaggaaaaaaatagccgcgttcgacttgaagcagcgctgtatgacaccaaagtaccgcgagagcgataagagagcacacggatccaatgcattcgaatcgctctcgcggtactttgatgtcacagtGATCAATTGATTCAGCGAATCATCTTGAGTGGTTCATTTTTATGAATCGCTCAATTCCGCCAATGATAAATTGGAATCTGACCATGAATAAAAACTGAAGCAGCTAGacaaattgtaggtgtaatttaattaatctgtGCTCATAACTGTAAATTACAGGAatgtttttaacctgttaacctgaccccccattatgggactcacagatgAAGTACTATAtcaaacttataattgtaatagtttcctacttcagtgtgttacaaacatgtctacaccccccaccccccaaatataagaaaatatatttcccaatagtattgaaggcttcaacaaactatttagtcagtaaacataccactgcatagattttttcaattataaaacactagacagaaacttagatatcatataaatgatttatttgagcactagaaaaatacaataagaataatttgagtaagaaaaataataataataataaaaaataaaaaaaaagatttaactttgtttgcccaTTACAGAACTTCCTGAGATTgctaaaaatgcatcttttacaatgaattacgatgcaaataaatgctgatatgctgatggccacttatacagattgtaataacacaaatgtgccaaagtaaataatccactcactCTATTCATaaagacgcgttcactttgatagccgtgatcatacagtgatagcgagctgatttgggctgatttgcactcaaac from Carassius auratus strain Wakin unplaced genomic scaffold, ASM336829v1 scaf_tig00214606, whole genome shotgun sequence includes these protein-coding regions:
- the LOC113092497 gene encoding threonylcarbamoyladenosine tRNA methylthiotransferase-like isoform X3, yielding MVMASVDDIEDLVTSHDLTPHKRQCARSNIMPSPCKHTLQLAAEELQTDSVNPGTQKIWVRTWGSSHNSSDGEYMAGHLAASEYKITGPVFEAL